Proteins from one Setaria italica strain Yugu1 chromosome V, Setaria_italica_v2.0, whole genome shotgun sequence genomic window:
- the LOC101775005 gene encoding uncharacterized protein LOC101775005 produces the protein MGKASRWFRSLLGGGGRKDQQRRASTAPAPGSAACAPPADRKRWSFARSSRDSSEAAAAAADRAKETEGSVRGGGNAAIARAAEAAWLKSLYSDTEREQSKHAIAVAAATAAAADAAVAAAQAAVEVVRLTSQGPGFGGGGGAVLDPRGRAGAAVKIQTAFRGFLAKKALRALKALVKLQALVRGYLVRKQAAAALQSMHALVRAQAAVRAARGRAVPQLPPLHSHPPVRPRFSLQERYADDTRSEHGVAAYSRRLSASIESASYGGYDRSPKIVEMDTGRPRSRASSLRTVDDEWWAAQSVSSPLLPCGLPGGAAPPRIAVPSSRHFPDYEWCAPEKPRPATAQCTPRCAAPYLAPPTPAKSVCGGSGSAGAGIYLASPNCPGYMSSTQSSEAKSRSQSAPKQRPEQQPRKRVPLSEVVLEPRASLSGVGMQKPCGRAALEAFDFRAAVVSRFERPPDSDMFLQRRW, from the exons ATGGGCAAGGCGTCGAGGTGGTTCCGCAGCTTGCTAggcgggggagggaggaaggaccAGCAGAGGCGGGCGtccaccgcgccggcgccggggagcgCGGCTTGCGCGCCGCCCGCGGACAGGAAGCGCTGGAGCTTCGCGAGGTCGTCGCGGGACTCttcggaggccgcggcggcggcggcagatagGGCGAAGGAGACCGAGGGGTCCGTGAGGGGCGGCGGCAACGCGGCGatcgcgcgggcggcggaggcggcgtggctCAAGTCGCTCTACAGCGACACGGAGCGGGAGCAGAGCAAGCACGCCATCGCggtcgccgcggccaccgcggccgcggcggacgcggccgtggccgccgcgcaGGCCGCCGTCGAGGTCGTGCGCCTCACCAGCCAGGGCcccggcttcggcggcggcgggggcgccgtgCTGGACCCCcgtggccgcgccggcgccgcagtcAAGATCCAGACGGCATTCAGAGGCTTCCTG GCGAAGAAGGCGCTGAGGGCGCTCAAAGCTCTAGTGAAGCTGCAGGCGCTGGTGCGCGGTTACCTGGTGCGGaagcaggcggcggccgcgctgcAGAGCATGCATGCGCTCGTCCGGGCTCAGGCCGCAgtccgcgccgcgcgcggccgcgccgtgCCACAGCTCCCACCGCTCCACAGCCACCCTCCCGTCCGGCCGCGCTTCTCACTG CAAGAGCGGTACGCGGACGACACGCGGAGCGAGCACGGCGTGGCGGCGTACAGCCGGCGCCTGTCGGCGAGCATCGAGTCGGCGTCCTACGGCGGGTACGACCGGAGCCCCAAGATCGTGGAGATGGACACCGGGCGTCCCCGGTCGCGCGCGTCGTCCCTGCGCACCGTCGACGACGAGTGGTGGGCGGCGCAGTCGGTGTCGTCGCCGCTGCTGCCATgcggcctccccggcggcgcggcgcccccGCGCATCGCGGTGCCGAGCTCGCGCCACTTCCCGGACTACGAGTGGTGCGCGCCGGAGAAGccccggccggcgacggcgcagtGCACGCCCCGGTGCGCCGCCCCGTACCTCGCGCCGCCGACCCCTGCCAAGAGCgtgtgcggcggcagcggcagcgcgggcGCCGGCATCTACCTCGCGTCGCCCAACTGCCCCGGGTACATGTCGAGCACGCAGTCGTCGGAGGCCAAGTCCCGGTCGCAGAGCGCGCCGAAGCAGCGGCCGGAGCAGCAGCCGCGGAAGCGGGTGCCGCTGAGCGAGGTGGTCCTGGAGCCCCGCGCGAGCCTGAGCGGCGTGGGCATGCAGAAGCCGTGCGGCCGCGCGGCGCTGGAGGCGTTCGACTTCCGCGCCGCCGTGGTGAGCCGCTTCGAGCGGCCGCCGGACAGCGACATGTTCTTGCAGAGGAGGTGGTGA